The following are encoded in a window of Rhodothermaceae bacterium genomic DNA:
- the recA gene encoding recombinase RecA, with amino-acid sequence MSAKEDPKMRALNLAIKEIEKQHGKGSIMRMGDSPPVQVEAIPTGSIALDAALGVGGIPRGRIVEIFGPESSGKTTLATHCLAEAQKLGGQCAFIDAEHAFDPSYAEQLGVDIDQLLISQPDTGEQALNICETLVRSGALDLIVVDSVAALVPAAEIQGDMGDSHVGLQARLMSQALRKLAGIINRSNVAVVFINQLREKIGVMFGNPETTPGGKALKFYSSVRLDIRRIGAIKSATEVIGNRTRVKVIKNKVAPPFRNAEFDIIYGEGISSVGELVDLAVNIGLITKSGSWYGYGNARIGQGRDNAKNWLRENPDEYQSIKAVVRENLGLSVPTESA; translated from the coding sequence ATGAGTGCAAAAGAAGACCCTAAAATGCGGGCTCTCAACCTCGCAATCAAAGAGATTGAGAAACAACATGGCAAAGGATCCATCATGAGGATGGGGGATTCTCCCCCCGTACAGGTGGAAGCTATCCCAACCGGATCTATAGCTTTGGATGCTGCGCTAGGTGTAGGTGGCATACCCCGTGGACGAATCGTTGAGATCTTTGGTCCTGAATCGTCGGGCAAGACTACATTGGCCACACATTGCCTTGCCGAGGCACAGAAGTTGGGAGGACAATGCGCATTTATTGATGCTGAGCATGCGTTCGATCCATCCTATGCCGAGCAATTAGGTGTAGATATTGACCAGCTACTCATATCGCAGCCCGACACAGGAGAACAGGCATTAAATATTTGCGAAACCCTGGTGCGCAGTGGTGCGCTTGATCTCATTGTAGTTGACTCGGTGGCGGCTCTGGTGCCTGCAGCCGAAATTCAAGGGGATATGGGAGATAGTCACGTTGGCTTGCAAGCTCGCCTTATGAGCCAAGCTCTAAGAAAGTTGGCCGGTATCATCAACCGATCGAATGTGGCTGTGGTTTTTATTAATCAGTTACGTGAAAAAATTGGGGTGATGTTCGGAAACCCTGAGACGACGCCAGGTGGAAAAGCCCTAAAGTTTTACAGTTCAGTCAGGTTAGATATTCGTAGGATTGGTGCAATCAAGAGTGCGACCGAAGTGATAGGTAACCGAACGCGTGTCAAAGTGATCAAGAACAAAGTGGCTCCTCCGTTCCGTAACGCTGAGTTTGATATCATTTACGGAGAGGGGATTTCATCTGTCGGGGAATTGGTTGACCTAGCGGTGAATATTGGTCTTATTACCAAAAGCGGTTCCTGGTATGGCTATGGAAATGCACGAATTGGTCAGGGACGTGATAATGCTAAGAACTGGCTCAGAGAAAATCCCGACGAGTACCAATCAATCAAGGCTGTCGTACGCGAGAATTTGGGCCTCAGTGTTCCTACTGAGAGTGCGTAG
- a CDS encoding competence/damage-inducible protein A — translation MTQLIASIVTVGDELLVGQVVDTNASYLAAELTRLGISVSYSLTVADDQEAIKAAIEDGVRRCDLTLVTGGLGPTPDDLTREAAAAFTGSPLTVDPTILAAIERHFASLGRSVPSGSERVASVPGGFEILPNSKGTAPGLWHRGANGSVVVLLPGVPHEMKAIFSDHVIPRIMQMDGRAEIAQRTIKTAGVGETLLQSKIESISHLLEPDLQIAYLPGAYSVRVRLTIRGNDAGERLDAAEKFIRAKLGSVIFGQDDDTLESILGSLLRNKGMTIAVAESCTGGSVLDRLTDVPGSSDYVMGGVIAYSNLVKQHHLDVDVDILDQFGAVSEPVAVQMAEGVRTCFGSDIGLSVTGIAGPSGGTAGKPVGLVWIGYADAHEAWAVKHQFGQDRDRNKQKSVVAALNIVLQSLRKRSNRSSNIDFPSNQPEKIG, via the coding sequence GTGACACAGCTCATCGCAAGTATTGTAACAGTAGGAGATGAGCTTCTAGTAGGGCAGGTGGTGGATACCAATGCGTCTTATCTTGCGGCAGAGTTGACTCGTTTGGGGATTTCCGTTTCGTATTCGCTAACAGTTGCCGACGATCAAGAAGCAATAAAAGCTGCGATCGAGGATGGTGTGCGTCGCTGTGATCTCACTTTGGTAACTGGAGGCCTTGGCCCTACTCCTGATGACCTTACGAGAGAGGCCGCTGCAGCATTTACCGGTTCCCCTCTCACGGTAGATCCCACAATCTTGGCTGCAATTGAACGTCACTTCGCATCCCTCGGACGCTCTGTACCAAGTGGTTCGGAGCGAGTTGCGAGTGTCCCAGGTGGTTTCGAGATACTACCAAATTCCAAGGGCACAGCTCCCGGTCTATGGCACAGAGGAGCAAATGGGAGTGTGGTGGTTCTTCTTCCAGGGGTTCCTCATGAGATGAAAGCTATTTTTTCTGATCATGTAATCCCTCGAATCATGCAGATGGATGGTCGTGCAGAGATTGCTCAGCGTACAATCAAGACTGCCGGAGTAGGGGAGACCCTTCTTCAAAGCAAGATCGAATCTATATCTCATTTATTGGAGCCAGATCTTCAGATTGCGTATCTGCCTGGAGCTTACAGCGTTCGTGTCAGGTTAACAATCAGGGGGAATGATGCCGGTGAGCGTCTGGATGCTGCGGAAAAATTTATCAGAGCGAAACTTGGGTCAGTCATCTTCGGCCAAGATGACGATACATTGGAAAGTATTCTAGGAAGTCTATTGAGGAATAAGGGAATGACCATTGCCGTCGCGGAGAGCTGTACCGGTGGCTCGGTACTCGATCGGTTAACTGATGTGCCAGGATCTTCTGATTATGTTATGGGGGGCGTGATTGCTTATTCAAATCTCGTAAAGCAGCACCACTTGGATGTGGATGTCGATATATTGGATCAATTCGGTGCCGTGAGTGAACCGGTTGCTGTGCAAATGGCGGAAGGAGTGCGCACTTGCTTTGGCAGTGATATAGGGTTATCTGTGACAGGGATTGCTGGGCCTTCGGGAGGAACAGCAGGAAAGCCTGTTGGTCTGGTCTGGATTGGGTATGCGGACGCCCACGAAGCATGGGCTGTTAAGCATCAATTTGGCCAGGATCGTGATCGCAATAAGCAGAAGAGTGTGGTTGCTGCCCTGAATATAGTACTTCAGTCATTGCGCAAACGAAGCAACCGCAGTAGTAATATTGATTTCCCCTCAAACCAACCAGAAAAGATTGGTTGA
- the pyrE gene encoding orotate phosphoribosyltransferase, with amino-acid sequence MSDQSESIAFEVARELLGIKAIAITSGKPFVWSSGMLSPFYCDNRLTLSYPKIRRMLTDGFIEKASKYDFDRVAGVATAGIAHAAWIAERLSLPLIYVRPEPKGHGHQNQIEGYLPETSKVLLIEDLVATGLSSIQAAEAIQKATGSMPVVTLAIFTYNLEGVAELFQKKGAPLETLSDFDALLKVAFETGHITSELRDSLLEWRSDYQAWTLKH; translated from the coding sequence ATGAGTGATCAATCTGAGTCAATTGCATTTGAAGTGGCCCGAGAGTTACTCGGAATCAAGGCTATAGCAATTACTTCAGGGAAGCCATTTGTCTGGTCTTCGGGTATGCTGTCTCCATTCTATTGCGACAATCGCCTGACGCTTTCCTATCCCAAGATCCGACGAATGCTGACGGACGGGTTTATCGAAAAGGCTTCAAAGTATGATTTTGATCGCGTTGCAGGTGTGGCAACAGCTGGTATTGCCCACGCGGCATGGATAGCTGAGCGCCTTTCTTTGCCTCTAATCTATGTTCGACCGGAGCCCAAAGGCCATGGACATCAGAATCAGATTGAAGGCTATCTACCGGAAACCAGCAAGGTCTTGTTGATTGAGGACCTCGTGGCTACTGGTCTCTCGTCAATCCAGGCTGCCGAAGCTATACAAAAAGCCACTGGCTCAATGCCGGTTGTCACCTTGGCGATCTTTACATACAACCTGGAAGGAGTGGCAGAATTATTCCAAAAGAAGGGGGCTCCGCTGGAGACTCTGTCTGATTTTGATGCCTTGTTAAAAGTTGCATTCGAGACCGGGCATATAACTTCCGAATTGCGGGATTCTCTTCTGGAGTGGCGCAGTGATTATCAAGCGTGGACGCTAAAACACTGA
- a CDS encoding CDP-alcohol phosphatidyltransferase family protein translates to MRFIPNAITVFRILVTPFLIFCLFQKTLSFASLAFTLFILGAVSDFADGYVARALKNQSRLGRHLDPIADKIFVLGGFVALAWLHPQQVPWWAVGLIVIRDALVTGLRMTAESAGGSLPTIRFAKAKTALQMTYLGLFLLTLTLQYLPETQALAEAFLKGNVMYGFMIMVVVVTCLSALSYIRIYLKNVTIANE, encoded by the coding sequence ATGCGATTCATTCCGAATGCCATCACGGTATTTCGCATTCTAGTAACCCCTTTTCTGATTTTCTGTCTTTTTCAGAAGACTCTTTCATTTGCATCGCTTGCGTTTACGCTCTTTATTCTTGGGGCAGTTTCGGATTTCGCGGATGGATACGTTGCACGGGCGCTAAAGAATCAAAGTCGACTGGGGCGACATCTTGACCCAATAGCAGACAAAATTTTTGTTCTGGGAGGCTTTGTTGCACTAGCTTGGCTCCACCCACAGCAGGTACCCTGGTGGGCGGTTGGGTTGATCGTAATACGGGATGCACTGGTGACAGGACTGCGAATGACTGCTGAATCTGCGGGAGGATCATTGCCAACCATTCGATTTGCTAAGGCCAAGACAGCCCTGCAAATGACGTATTTAGGTCTGTTCCTGTTGACACTGACGTTGCAGTATCTCCCTGAAACACAGGCGCTTGCCGAGGCATTTCTAAAAGGGAACGTCATGTATGGATTCATGATAATGGTCGTTGTTGTAACTTGCCTGAGTGCACTGTCTTATATTCGCATATATCTAAAAAACGTGACTATTGCCAATGAGTGA